GATAGCGGTGCCTGACGTGCCGCGCAGCCTCGCCTCTAGATTTAGGCCTGTTCAAGGCGTTGCGCAATGGTTTCGATACGTTCGGCGAGGGTTGCGACCATCGCTGCCATGGCTTCGGCCTCGCCGTCGTCCGGCGACGCCGGGTCCCTGCCGGGACCGCTGGGTTTACCGCGGGAATCAGTCAGTTCGTCGGCCAGCATCAGGCAGACCATTACCAGCAGATGGGCGTCCGTCGCACCGGGCGCCTGATTGCGCACCTCCTTGACCTGCTGCTGAAGAAAGCGCGCGACGTTACGGACCCGATCCTCCTGCCCCTCTTCGCAAGCAATCGGGTAAACCCGATGGTTCAGCGTGACATCGACGATGGGCATGGCTGGTTTCCTGTCGATCAGCGACACATAGGGCGGCGGAAACGATGAACGATGACAGAGGCCAGCGGACGACCGGCACCCGCATCAACGGCTAAGAACGGTTTCGAGGCGCGCGATCGCATCGTCCACCTTGCGGGTCAGAGTCGCCCGTTCCGACTCGTGGGAAGATTTGATCGCATCCAGTTCTGCCGCCATGCGCTGCGGCAGCCGATCTTCGACCCGATGCTCGATCTCCGCCTCGATAGCGGCGCGATCCAGCTGTTCCGCCTCGGCGATGCGGGTATTCAGCGCCGCCTCCAGTCGATCGAGGGCGGCCGCAAGACGCTGTAGCTGTTCCGGCACGGCGGACATGCAGGTATTGACCCCTTTGAACGATGCGACCCCGATGCGCAGATTAAGGAGAATGAGGGGCAATCGTCAACAACGGCCCGCGTCGCACTTCCCGAACAGGCCGAATGCCCCTGCCGAACGCGAGGCACATGGGGCAACGTATATTGACCTTCGGGGCTGGCAGGGGCATGTTTGCCGCCCATGACGACCGGGGGGTTCCCGCCCTCTGGTTTCCCACCGGAAAGGCGCCGCCCGACCGGTGGGGGCCGCGTTTTGAAGCCGCAAAAAAGCCGTTCCTCGTCCACCAGCAGGCAGAGCCGACAAATGTCCGCAGCATCGACCCCCGACCAGACAGCCGCATCCGGCATTCCCGGCGAACAGCTTCCCCTGCGCACTATGGCCAATGCCATTCGCGCACTGTCGATGGATGCCGTGGAAAAGGCGAAATCGGGGCATCCCGGCATGCCCATGGGCATGGCCGATGCGGCGACGGTCCTGTGGGCCCGGCACCTCCGTTTCGATCCGGCAAAGCCCGACTGGGCGGACCGCGACCGTTTCGTCCTGTCGGCCGGCCATGGATCCATGCTGCTCTACAGCCTGTTGCACCTCGTCGGCGTCCCGGCCATGACCATGGACCAGCTCAAGGCGTTCCGCCAGATCGGCTCCCTTACGCCGGGCCATCCGGAGGTCGATCACAGCATCGGCATCGAGACCACGACCGGACCGCTCGGACAGGGGATATCCACGGCCGTCGGCATGGCGCTGGCGGAGCGTGTGTTGAACGATCGGTTCGGCACCGACCTCGTCGATCACCACACCTATGTGATCGCAAGCGACGGCGACCTGATGGAAGGCGTCAGCCACGAAGCCTGCTCGCTGGCCGGCCATCTGAAACTCGGCCGCCTGGTCGTCCTCTATGACCAGAACGGCATATCGATCGATGGGTCGACCGATCTTTCCTACTCCGAAGACGCCGTGACCCGGTTCAACGCGTATGGCTGGCACGTCCAGTCGATCGACGGCCACGACATGGCAGCGGCCGATGCCGCGATCGCCGCGGCACGCAACGACGACCGCCCGTCGATCATCTGTTGCCGCACCACAATCGGCTTCGGCGCCCCGACGAAGGCCGGCAAGGCGAGCGCCCATGGTTCACCCCTCGGGGCCGAGGAAATCGCCGGCGCGCGCAAGGCGCTGGGCTGGACGCACGAGCCGTTCGATATACCCGATGATATCGCCTCGGCATGGCGCTCGGTCGCAAGTCGGTCGCAGGCCGCCCGCGAAGCGTGGGACAAGCGGCTGGCAGCCGCCGACGCAAAGATCGCATCCTCGTTCCAGGAGGCAATGGCCGGCAACATTCCCGCCAGCGTCGCCGATGCCCTGAACGCAACGAAAACGGCTTTCGCCACCGATGGCAAGGCGCTGGCCACCCGGCAAGCCTCCGGCAAGACCCTCGAAGCGCTCGTCCCGGCCATCCCTTTCATGATCGGCGGATCGGCCGATCTGACACCGTCAAACAATACGCTGGTCGACGGCATGGGCGATATCGGTCCCGATTCCTTCGACGGCCGATACATTCGCTATGGTGTGCGTGAACATGCCATGGTCGCGATGATGAACGGCATGACGCTGCACGGCGGTCTCCTGCCCTATGGCGCGACGTTCCTGACCTTCACCGACTATTGCCGGCCGGCCATTCGCCTCGCGGCCCTGATGCGCCAGCGGATCGTTCTGGTCATGACCCATGACAGCATCGGCCTGGGCGAAGACGGGCCGACACACCAGCCGGTCGAGCATGTCGCCGCGCTCCGGGCGATACCCAATCTCAAGGTCTTCCGACCCGCTGACGCCATCGAAACCGCCGAATGCTGGGAACTGGCGCTGAACAATCAGACCGGGCCGTCGGTATTGGCGCTGACCCGTCAGGGGCTGACGATCCAGCGGGCGGACGACCCGACCAACAACCGATCCGCCCGCGGGGCCTATGTCCTTGCATCGGCCGAGGGCGGCGCCCATCAGGCGACCGTCTTCGCCACCGGATCCGAGGTCGAAATTGCCATGGACGCGCGTCGGCTCTTGCAATCCGACGGGATTCCCACAAGAGTTGTAAGCATGCCTTCCTGGGAACTTTTCGAGACGCAGGATGCCGCGTATCGGTCGGAAGTCCTGGGGTCCGGCGGCGTTCGCGTGGCCGTCGAGGCTGCCGTCTCTTTTGGATGGGAGCGGTATATCGGCGCCGATGGGATCTTTATCGGCATGAAGGGGTTCGGCGAAAGCGGCCCCTACAAGGAACTCTACAGCCATTTCGGCATCACCGCCGATGCGGTGGCCGCCGCCGTCAAGGCGCGGCTGCGCGATACGGTTTGACCCGGCAGGCCGATCCGGCCATCGGCCGGCGCGGGTGCCGGAACAATTGACGGAATAATGATCCCCACAGGGATCAGTGGGTAAGGAGAAACATTCATGACAGCTCGTGTCGCCATTAACGGTTTCGGTCGTAT
This region of Fodinicurvata sp. EGI_FJ10296 genomic DNA includes:
- the tkt gene encoding transketolase, whose product is MANAIRALSMDAVEKAKSGHPGMPMGMADAATVLWARHLRFDPAKPDWADRDRFVLSAGHGSMLLYSLLHLVGVPAMTMDQLKAFRQIGSLTPGHPEVDHSIGIETTTGPLGQGISTAVGMALAERVLNDRFGTDLVDHHTYVIASDGDLMEGVSHEACSLAGHLKLGRLVVLYDQNGISIDGSTDLSYSEDAVTRFNAYGWHVQSIDGHDMAAADAAIAAARNDDRPSIICCRTTIGFGAPTKAGKASAHGSPLGAEEIAGARKALGWTHEPFDIPDDIASAWRSVASRSQAAREAWDKRLAAADAKIASSFQEAMAGNIPASVADALNATKTAFATDGKALATRQASGKTLEALVPAIPFMIGGSADLTPSNNTLVDGMGDIGPDSFDGRYIRYGVREHAMVAMMNGMTLHGGLLPYGATFLTFTDYCRPAIRLAALMRQRIVLVMTHDSIGLGEDGPTHQPVEHVAALRAIPNLKVFRPADAIETAECWELALNNQTGPSVLALTRQGLTIQRADDPTNNRSARGAYVLASAEGGAHQATVFATGSEVEIAMDARRLLQSDGIPTRVVSMPSWELFETQDAAYRSEVLGSGGVRVAVEAAVSFGWERYIGADGIFIGMKGFGESGPYKELYSHFGITADAVAAAVKARLRDTV
- the zapA gene encoding cell division protein ZapA, with translation MPIVDVTLNHRVYPIACEEGQEDRVRNVARFLQQQVKEVRNQAPGATDAHLLVMVCLMLADELTDSRGKPSGPGRDPASPDDGEAEAMAAMVATLAERIETIAQRLEQA